In Oncorhynchus tshawytscha isolate Ot180627B linkage group LG06, Otsh_v2.0, whole genome shotgun sequence, the following are encoded in one genomic region:
- the LOC112245278 gene encoding E3 ubiquitin-protein ligase TRIM47 isoform X1, whose translation MKVSRQTTPQCLSTTVQSVSVCINMAEATLGKDPFCCSICLDVLKDPVTTACGHSYCMGCIKGCWDQEDLKGVYSCPLCMESFIPRPVLRKNILLVELMEKQKKTGLKSAPPVLCYAGPRDVECDFCTRRKLKAVKSCLVCLASYCETHLQPHFESPAFQKHKLVKASTQLEEKICSHHDKPLEVYCRTDQQCICYLCTMNEHKGHDTAAAERTEKQKQLVENQQKSQQRIQQKEKEMQELRQAVVSLKLSAQVAVEDSERIFTELICSIERRNSEVKQQITAQENAEVSRAKRQLEQLEQEIAELRRRDAELEQLSHTEDHIHFFQSFQSLCVPPGSDALPSISVNPHISFHFVKNFVSEVTEQLEDICKKEIAKLSWEGC comes from the exons ATGAAAGTAAGCAGACAGACAACACCCCAATGCTTGTCCACaactgttcagtcagtcagtgtgtgtatcaACATGGCAGAGGCAACTTTGGGTAAGGATCCCTTCTGCTGTTCAATCTGTCTGGATGTACTGAAGGATCCAGTGACTACTGCCTGTGGACACAGTTACTGTatgggctgtattaagggctgctGGGATCAGGAAGATCTGAAAGGTGTCTACAGCTGTCCACTGTGCATGGAAAGCTTCATCCCAAGACCTGTTTTGAGGAAAAACATCTTATTGGTTGAATTAATGGAGAAACAGAAGAAGACAGGATTAAAATCTGCTCCTCCAGTTCTCTGTTATGCTGGACCTAGAGATGTGGAGTGTGATTTCTGCACTAGGAGGAAACTCAAAGCTGTCAAGTCTTGCCTGGTGTGTCTGGCATCTTACTGTGAGACTCACCTCCAGCCTCACTTTGAATCCCCTGCCTTTCAGAAGCACAAGCTGGTCAAAGCCTCCACACAACTAGAGGAGAAGATCTGCTCTCATCATGACAAACCACTGGAGGTTTACTGCCGTACCGATCAGCAGTGTATCTGTTATCTGTGTACAATGAACGAACATAAAGGCCATGATACAGCTGCAGCAGAAAGGACTGAGAAACAG AAACAGTTGGTAGAGAATCAGCAGAAATCCCAGCAGAGAATCCAGCAGAAAGAGAAGGAGATGCAGGAGCTGAGACAGGCTGTGGTCTCTCTGAAG CTCTCTGCACAGGTAGCGGTGGAGGACAGTGAGAGGATTTTTACTGAGCTGATCTGTTCCATTGAAAGAAGGAACTCTGAGGTGAAGCAGCAGATAACAGCCCAGGAAAATGCTGAAGTGAGTCGGGCTAAAAGGCAGCTGGAGCAGCTGGAGCAGGAGATAGCTGAGCTGAGGAGGAGAGATGCTGAGCTGGAGCAGCTTTCACACACAGAGGATCACATCCATTTCTTCCAG agttttcagtctctctgtgtccctcctgGATCTGATGCCTTACCCAGCATATCTGTCAATCCACACATATCTTTTCATTTTGTGAAGAATTTTGTATCTGAGGTGACAGAACAACTAGAGGATATCTGCAAGAAAGAAATTGCCAAACTGTCATGGGAAG GTTGTTAA
- the LOC112245278 gene encoding polyadenylate-binding protein 1A isoform X3 — protein sequence MNEHKGHDTAAAERTEKQKQLVENQQKSQQRIQQKEKEMQELRQAVVSLKLSAQVAVEDSERIFTELICSIERRNSEVKQQITAQENAEVSRAKRQLEQLEQEIAELRRRDAELEQLSHTEDHIHFFQSFQSLCVPPGSDALPSISVNPHISFHFVKNFVSEVTEQLEDICKKEIAKLSWEAPPSDYFMDAIPHTSYYNSNQLAWQRPSPRWITHQQYFQNMQATCSTVRPNVSHMVTPHRMAAQVAPAVTPVHMPQYKYAAGVRKPSYIPTLPQVVKQQPAVHVQDQEPLTVSKLAAAPPQEQKEMLGQRLYPLIQNMHPSLAGKITGMLLEIDNSELLYMLESPECLRSKVDEAVTVLHAHQAKQATKRQEKLKKRK from the exons ATGAACGAACATAAAGGCCATGATACAGCTGCAGCAGAAAGGACTGAGAAACAG AAACAGTTGGTAGAGAATCAGCAGAAATCCCAGCAGAGAATCCAGCAGAAAGAGAAGGAGATGCAGGAGCTGAGACAGGCTGTGGTCTCTCTGAAG CTCTCTGCACAGGTAGCGGTGGAGGACAGTGAGAGGATTTTTACTGAGCTGATCTGTTCCATTGAAAGAAGGAACTCTGAGGTGAAGCAGCAGATAACAGCCCAGGAAAATGCTGAAGTGAGTCGGGCTAAAAGGCAGCTGGAGCAGCTGGAGCAGGAGATAGCTGAGCTGAGGAGGAGAGATGCTGAGCTGGAGCAGCTTTCACACACAGAGGATCACATCCATTTCTTCCAG agttttcagtctctctgtgtccctcctgGATCTGATGCCTTACCCAGCATATCTGTCAATCCACACATATCTTTTCATTTTGTGAAGAATTTTGTATCTGAGGTGACAGAACAACTAGAGGATATCTGCAAGAAAGAAATTGCCAAACTGTCATGGGAAG CACCTCCCTCTGACTACTTCATGGATGCCATTCCACATACTTCTTATTACAATTCCAACCAATTGGCATGGCAGAGACCCAGCCCTCGCTGGATAACCCATCAACAATATTTTCAGAACATGCAAGCGACCTGCAGCACTGTGAGGCCCAATGTGTCTCACATGGTGACCCCTCATCGCATGGCCGCCCAGGTTGCACCTGCTGTAACCCCAGTGCACATGCCTCAGTACAAGTATGCTGCAGGAGTGCGCAAGCCTTCATACATTCCTACACTTCCCCAGGTTGTTAAGCAGCAGCCTGCTGTCCATGTGCAGGACCAGGAGCCTCTGACTGTCTCCAAGCTGGCTGCTGCTCCTCCTCAGGAACAGAAGGAAATGCTAGGTCAACGCCTCTACCCGCTCATCCAGAACATGCACCCCAGTCTGGCAGGAAAGATCACTGGCATGTTGCTGGAGATTGACAACTCTGAGCTGCTCTACATGCTGGAGTCTCCAGAGTGTCTCCGCTCCAAGGTGGATGAAGCTGTGACTGTGCTGCATGCTCACCAGGCCAAACAGGCAACAAAGAGACAAGAAAAACTAAAGAAAAGGAAATAA
- the LOC112245278 gene encoding E3 ubiquitin-protein ligase TRIM47 isoform X2, with protein MKVSRQTTPQCLSTTVQSVSVCINMAEATLGKDPFCCSICLDVLKDPVTTACGHSYCMGCIKGCWDQEDLKGVYSCPLCMESFIPRPVLRKNILLVELMEKQKKTGLKSAPPVLCYAGPRDVECDFCTRRKLKAVKSCLVCLASYCETHLQPHFESPAFQKHKLVKASTQLEEKICSHHDKPLEVYCRTDQQCICYLCTMNEHKGHDTAAAERTEKQKQLVENQQKSQQRIQQKEKEMQELRQAVVSLKLSAQVAVEDSERIFTELICSIERRNSEVKQQITAQENAEVSRAKRQLEQLEQEIAELRRRDAELEQLSHTEDHIHFFQSFQSLCVPPGSDALPSISVNPHISFHFVKNFVSEVTEQLEDICKKEIAKLSWEGR; from the exons ATGAAAGTAAGCAGACAGACAACACCCCAATGCTTGTCCACaactgttcagtcagtcagtgtgtgtatcaACATGGCAGAGGCAACTTTGGGTAAGGATCCCTTCTGCTGTTCAATCTGTCTGGATGTACTGAAGGATCCAGTGACTACTGCCTGTGGACACAGTTACTGTatgggctgtattaagggctgctGGGATCAGGAAGATCTGAAAGGTGTCTACAGCTGTCCACTGTGCATGGAAAGCTTCATCCCAAGACCTGTTTTGAGGAAAAACATCTTATTGGTTGAATTAATGGAGAAACAGAAGAAGACAGGATTAAAATCTGCTCCTCCAGTTCTCTGTTATGCTGGACCTAGAGATGTGGAGTGTGATTTCTGCACTAGGAGGAAACTCAAAGCTGTCAAGTCTTGCCTGGTGTGTCTGGCATCTTACTGTGAGACTCACCTCCAGCCTCACTTTGAATCCCCTGCCTTTCAGAAGCACAAGCTGGTCAAAGCCTCCACACAACTAGAGGAGAAGATCTGCTCTCATCATGACAAACCACTGGAGGTTTACTGCCGTACCGATCAGCAGTGTATCTGTTATCTGTGTACAATGAACGAACATAAAGGCCATGATACAGCTGCAGCAGAAAGGACTGAGAAACAG AAACAGTTGGTAGAGAATCAGCAGAAATCCCAGCAGAGAATCCAGCAGAAAGAGAAGGAGATGCAGGAGCTGAGACAGGCTGTGGTCTCTCTGAAG CTCTCTGCACAGGTAGCGGTGGAGGACAGTGAGAGGATTTTTACTGAGCTGATCTGTTCCATTGAAAGAAGGAACTCTGAGGTGAAGCAGCAGATAACAGCCCAGGAAAATGCTGAAGTGAGTCGGGCTAAAAGGCAGCTGGAGCAGCTGGAGCAGGAGATAGCTGAGCTGAGGAGGAGAGATGCTGAGCTGGAGCAGCTTTCACACACAGAGGATCACATCCATTTCTTCCAG agttttcagtctctctgtgtccctcctgGATCTGATGCCTTACCCAGCATATCTGTCAATCCACACATATCTTTTCATTTTGTGAAGAATTTTGTATCTGAGGTGACAGAACAACTAGAGGATATCTGCAAGAAAGAAATTGCCAAACTGTCATGGGAAGGTAGGTGA